The following nucleotide sequence is from Solidesulfovibrio carbinolicus.
AGTGGCCCAAGAGTGCGGGGATCAGATGCTGCTTTTTGGGCAAGATGGTCGCCGCGGCGGTTGGTATGATGTCATAGAGCGGCTCCCTGATCCAGAAACGGGACGATACGAACTGACTTGGCATGACCGCAAGGCTTGGTGGCAGCAGGAGCAGGGAATTCTCGCAAACTACATCCTCCACGCCGAGACCGGCGACCAGAAATACCTTGCGTCGGCCCGGGCTGGAGCCGCTTTTTACAACATGGCCTTCTTGGATCGCGATGACGGAGATGTCTTCTTCGATGTGCAAGCCGACGGCACGCCATACTTGCTCGGCGATCGGGGTGACAAGGGAAGCCATTCCAAAAGTGGCTACCACAACATGGAACTCACCTATTTCGCCCATCTTTATACGAATCTGCTGCTCAAAAAACGCCCTGTGGTCCTGCACTTTGCCCCCTGTCTGGAAGCAGGAGGAAAGACATTTCAAGTGCAACCGATATCCCTCCCTCCAGGTCGCGTGGGCATTGCCAGCGTTACGCTGGGAGGCAAGCCATGGACAAACTTTGACGCCAAGGCCTTCACAGTTGTCTTGCCCCAATGGCAGCAACCTGAATTGCTTACCGTTACCTTGGCACCTCTCCCATAGTGGCCAATATACTCTTTCTGAATTATGAAATTGATCAATCTAGAACATGATGAGTGGCCACGATTTGGGGTGCTGTGGGCCATGCTCGCCCTTCTTGCAGTGGGCTATGCGATCGGCTGGAGCGCCGTGCATTCGATGCTGGTCAAGCGTTTGGGCATAGAATATCTGCCATACACATACATTGGCATCAGTTTGCTCGGAGTAGTCGGCAGCTCGATTTATCTTTCCTTCGCCGACGCGGTTCGGAGGGATCGCCTGCTGATCTGGTTTTGCGGCCTGACCGGACTGGCTCTGTTGGCTTCACGCTTATTGGTCACCGCCCGACCCGATGCCGAGCCCAACGCCACGCCTTCACTGGCGCTCTTTTTCGCGGCTGTTTTTTTTGCCCAGGGAGTCGGCAACGCGACCCTCGGCACACAGGTGTGGACCATTGTCAACGATCTCCTGCGCCCTTCACAAGGCCGTAGGATTTATCCAATGCTGGGCACGGCGGGAACGATAGGCGGCATCGCCGGGGGCGCTTCGATACACTTCCTGGCCGAACGCTTCGGCACTGCGAACCTGATAGTGCTTTGGGCATTTGCCATTCTGGCCATCATCCCGATGACCTTGTTCGTACGGGCGCGTTTCGGCGGGGAATTACGAGGCTTGCGGCCAAATCATCTTGCCAAGAAAGCCCACTCTGAACGTCTCGGCGAAGGGGTACGTTTTTTCCTTTCCTCCAGGATGGCCAGAACCCTTGGCGTCGTCGCCTTGCTTTTCTGGATCGTTGGCTCCATAGCGGACTTCCAATACACCAGAATCATGAACAACACATTCACCGATGAGGCGTCTCTGGCAGGATACTACGGAATTTATGGAATGCTCATCAATGCCAGCGGCCTTGTGGTGCAATTTTTTTGCAGCGCGTATTTAATTCGCCGGATCGGTGTCGGCCGAGGTTTCCTGGCCCTTCCTGCGACGGCCCTGGGAGGGTTTGCCCTGGTTGGAGCATCCTTCACCTTCTGGCCAGGCTTGGTGCTGCGCTACGCATGGGACATGGTAGGGATGACCGTCCAGGGCAATTCCTATCAACTCGCCCTCAATGCCATCCCTTCCAATTTACGCGGGCGGATGCGAGGCCTGCTTGACGGGGTGATCAATCCCCTCGGCGGGGTTTTCGGCGGACTCCTCATCCTTGGCTTGCACTTCTTTTTCGATCACCGTCTTGAAACAGGATGGAATGATCCCGTCACCTTGTCCGGCATGGTTCTTACTGTGGCCTGGATTTTCTTCGTGCTCAGCGCCAGGGAAAGCTATTTCAGCCTGCTAGAAAACAACATGAAATCCAATGAGCGCCGGACAGTCTTGGATGCGATTGAAAGCCTGGAGGAGCCTGGAAGCCAACGGGCTGCTGAACTCCTCGATCTTGCGGCAACAAGCCAAGATCCTGAGATTCGCGCCAGTGTCGCCCGCACCAGAGGAGGAAGCCGCGACCAGTATGCCTTGGCCGGCCTCCTCCAATCCGTCCACGACGAGAACTATCGGGTTCGCTTGGCGGCTGTGCGATCCCTGGCCCGGTTCCCCGCCGGCATCCCCGGGCCTGCCCAAACCGAGATTGACCGGCTGCTTGAATCTGATCCAGAGCCCCAGGTGCGAGCCGCAGCCTTCCAAGCTCTTCTGGCAGGGCATTGCGCCGGGGAAGCCCGTTCGTTAGCCGACAAGTGGCTTGGCCATACGGATCCTCGTATCCGCGCTCATGCCGTTGAAGCCGTCGGGAGGACGAACTGGGACCATCGCCCACTTCTGGCTCCCTTGCTGTCCGATCCAGCCCCACTGGTGCGGGCCTGGGCCGCACGGGTTTTGCTGCGCGAGGAAACGACCCGGGAACAAGCAACACAAGTGCTTGCCCTTGTGCTGGAAGATGTCGCAGCCGGAACAGATGCCCATGAGCTTGCTTTGGCGACCCTTCATGGCAGCGGGCCAATGCCTGCGATACAACTCCCCAGCCATATCATGGGTTCACACGATCCCGCCGTGCGCGTTCTCGCTTTGGCGTTAAGCCTTGAACAGACGGATGCCACGGCGGCGAAAACGTTGCACGAAATTTTCAACATCCTTGCCGATCCCGATAATACAGAACGGTTGCGAGCCGGTCTTGTGCCGTATTTGCCCGACTTCTCAGAACGTGTAGCGGATGCCATCCTTATGGGCTGCGCTATGTTGGACCCGGCTCGACGCAAGCTTGTCTCCCACCTCCTGACCGAGTGGCATCAGGTGTTGGAAACCCGGACCCAAGGCGTCCCATGAAAAGATTGTCCTGGCTCTGGTTGGCGCCGCTGCTGTTGGGCCTCTCGGTCGCCAGCCCGGCCCCCGCCGAGCACACGACGTCGGGCACAAGACTTGTCCGTCTTGGCGACCTGGACGCCTTGAACGCTTGGCTGGAGCATGGATCGAGCGACCCCAACCAGGCCGATGACGACGGCTGGACTCCGTTGCTGGCGGCGGCGGCCAGGGGCCGGGCCGACATGGTGGCGCTCTTGCTCAAGCATCCAGGCCACCCGTCTGATCCGGGAGTTCGCTTTGCCCCCTCGCAGGCCCTTGCGGTGCATCTGGCCGCCCAATCTGGGGATGTGGCTTCCGTGGCTCTTTTGCTCGATGCCCGCCCGGGCGATCTGGAGGAAAAACTCCCTGTCAACGGCCACACGCCGCTTCTTCAGGCTGTTTTTTACAATCGGACGGCGCTGACAAAAATGCTGCTTGATCGGGGGGCCGACACTGCGGCCACCACGCTGCGTGGTCTTTCGGCTCTCGCCTTGGCCAGGCAATTTGGCAACAGCGAGTTGATCGGCCTGTTGGAGACGAGGCCTCCTGCTGAGGAGGCCGTGGCCAAGGACTATGCCGACAATCTGGCCCGAATTCGTGAGCATCCGGCCTCCGGAGAAGAAGCCGCCCAGGCTGCCGTCGATGCTGCCGCGTCGGCCATTGCCATGGCCCTTGTCGAGGCTGGACGCCAAGGCACTCCGCCCGAGGAGTTATTGATGCGTCTGCAGCAATTGCTTGACGCCTGCCAAGTGAACCGCCTGGCAGGAGACCTGCGGCAACCGCTTCTCGTGATTGCCGTGACCGGCGGCAACGCCGAACCCCATCCTGAAAATGCCAGGAGCTTTCGGACGCTCCTCGTTAAAAGTCTTCTCGCCCGGGGAGCTGATCCGCTGCAAAAGGAAAAACATCCGATGGGCACCCAGTCCATCACACGCGCCGCAGCTTTCGGGCACGTCACCTCCTTGCGCGAAATGGCCGCAAGTCTTGAGCCGCATCGACTGAAAGCCGCGCTCAACGAAGTTCCTGCCGTGAACGGGTACACCACCCTGCATGATGCCGTCGTACGCGCAGGCACTGCGGCCGACCCCTCGGGATATTTGGAAACCATCCGCTGGGCCCGGCTCCACGGCTCTCGCGATGACCTCGAAGATTTCAACGGACTTACCCCAAGAGACCATGCCGAAGCCCTGGCGGACCCCGTCCGTCGCACTTTGGTCATGGAGGCGATGGGAAGCCCTGGCGGGCAGCCCTGAACAACGACGCAGCCAACGGCAACCCGCCATCAAAAGAGCATTACCGCTCCGGAATTTCAGTTCATTGCCATACTGTTTTCAATACTACCATTGCCTGCGCTCTTTTTCTCCTGCTAAAACCAATCCGCAGGCTTGACAAGACAGGGCGCAACTTGGGATAAAGTGACGTAAGAAAGGGTCATGCATGTCTGGATCAAAACCGCTCCAAGAAACCGTCCGCAACGATTGCCTGCTTATCGCCCTCCAAGGCAAGCTGGATGCCTCCACCACGCCCGGTCTCCAACAGCAGCTTTGCGACAAGCTACGCTGCGGGCAGAAGTTCTTAGCATTGGATTTTTCCGCTGTTTCCTACTTGGCCAGCAGCGGACTGCGGATGCTGTTGGTGCTCTCCCAACTGGCTGGATCGCTTGAAGGTCGTATCGTCTTGTGCGGGATGGACCAAACCATGCGGGATATGCTGACAATATCGGGGTTTGCTCCGTATTTCCCGCAAGCCCAGAACACGGAGGAAGCCTTTCGGCTGCTGGAAACATGAAACACCTGCCCTTAGCCCTGCTGCTGCTCTTTGTCGCGCTGCATCTGCACGCTGCGGATATCCCAACGGCGCAGATCATTGGCACAATCCATGATACGCGCACGGCATGGAATCCTTTTCATTCCTCCAATGACATGCAGTTGCAAAGCGACGGAACATTCGTTGCAAAACTCAACCTGCATACCTCGGGGGGACGCAACCGCGACGGCATTTATTCCATGCGCTTCGTCAAAGGACGCGAACTTCGGGACACGTTCAAGCGCGGCCCGGCAGCGGGAAAACTGGTCTCAGGCCCTGATTCAACCCAGGCGGGGAACATCCACTTTCGGATTCCAGCCGACGGTGTTTACACCATCACCTTCGATCCCGCCAAGCATGGTTACAGCATTTCTCCACCAGTTGAGGAAATTGATGCTGTCCGGTCATTGCAAATTAATGGATTCGTCCATGATCGCCAGGGCTTGGTCGAATGCGACGACGGACGACGAACCCGCCCGGCAGAAATATGGGATGAATGGGTGCCCTCCCATGAATTCACTCGTCGCCCGGATGGTTCGTGGGTTATTGACTTGCGCCTCTCCGCCACTGGAGGACACGAAAAAAACGGTGTCTATCAGTGCCTTCTTTCGGCCAACAATATTTCCGACTGGGGGTATGCCGCGATCCTTGGAAAGCCTGGACAGTTGGCTGGCGGCAACGGATACGACAGCCGTGTCGGCCATGCTTTCGAGACGGCCATCGTTTTCCAGGTCTCACGCGAACAAAACTACCGCATGACGGTATGGCCGGAGGAGTACCGTTTTGAAATATCGCCTCCGGTCAAGTTTTTCCAACTCCAAGAGTTCGATGTCGCAGGCAATGTGGTTCCCGAGCCCTGGAATCCCAAGCATCCCGCGCATTCGATGAAACGCGAGACCGATGGTCGATGGACCAAGGTTCTTGACCTCTCCACCGAAGGCGGGTGGGACGGACGAGGACTGTACTCGATGAATTTCTCCATTGATGGCGATTGGGCTCTCGACAGCATCGGCATGGGTGGCGAATGGGGACGCACTTGGCACTCGGCCCCCCAGGCAACAAACATCGTATTCCGCGTCAAATCCAACGGCCCTCATACCGTCACCTTGCATCCAACGAACGGCGTCTTTGACATCACCCCCGAGGTTGTTCCCCTGACCAAGATCGAAAACCTGCAACTCAGCGGCGACTTCGAGGTGTACGCTTCCGACGGATCTGGCGGCTGGAACGCTTTTGACCCCATGCACGATATGACCATGGAATCACCCGGCATTTTTACAAAAGACATTCGCCTCACAGGGGGGCGCGCCTACTCGTATAAATACTCGGCCAATCGCTTGGGCTGGGCTATCCCGCTGGTGGATTATCCCTACGACGGCTATGCCCGCCTCGCCACCCACGGCAACCCCCCGCCCATGCGTTATGACTGTCCCCGCGACGGCATTTATCGTTTCCGGGCCGACACCATCACCGGGGCCTACCACGTCGAGCTTGTCAAACACTTATAGTTGCAAAAAGACAAAGGAGAAAACCAACATGAAAAAGACGCCCGCCGTTTTCGCAGCGGCCACAGCCATCAGTTTTCTCGTCTTTGCCGTCATCGCCGTCCAGGCGGCGGAAAAACCCACCAGAAACAAACGCGTTCTTTTTGTGGCGTCAGAGTTCGGCTACTGGGGGGAGGAACTCGTTGCTCCTTATGAAATCCTCGAGGCCGCCGGCTACAAGGTGGATTTTGCCACGCCGAAAGGCGGCAAACCCCTTGCTCTGCCTCCCAGCATGGATACGAATTACGTGGACCCCCCGTTGGGCAAGAAAGTGACAACCCCGGAGATGGCCGCCAAAGTGGCTGCCCTGGAAAATTCCACCCGCCTTAACAAGCCCATCAACCTCTCGGCCTGGCTGCCCGGCAAGCCCTATCTGAGTTCCTCCACCTACCTGGACGATCTTCATGCCTACTACGACGCCCTCGACAAAGCCGACGAGGAAATCCGCAAATATGATGCCCTCGTCATTGTCGGCGGTAGCGGGCCGATCCTTGATGTGGCCAACAACAAGCGCGTGCAGGATTTGATTCGCCTTTTTCTCAAGCAGGACAAGCCCGTTGCCGGCATTTGCTATGGTGTGGCCGCCATCGCGTTTACCCGCGACGAAATCACGGACCGAAGCGTGGTTTTCGGCAAACGCGTGACAGGCCATCCCGTCGTCCACGATTACAATGACGGCCACGGATACATCAAAATCGATCACATTTTTCCCGGAGCGCCCTATCAGCTTGAGTACATCCTCAAGGATGCCGTAGGACCGGATGGGCAATTTATCGCCAACATCGGCAAACGTACTTCGGTCATCGTGGATTATCCGATCATCACCGCCCGCACCACCTTTGACTCGACCCTTTGTGGAGAGAAGCTGGTTGAAGTACTTAACCAGGGTCTTACACGGTACGGCTGGTAGACTTTTACAAACAGTCCCGTGCACTCATGAACATAGAACGCAAACTGCCACGGTCTCTCAAAACACGGTTTGCGGTTCTGGCCCTTGGGTGCGCGGGACTTATTTTTATCCTCATCGCCCCGCCCATCATCATTCTCTCCAGGACGTTGCTTTTCGAGAGGCAAGTAAGCATCGCCCGTGAACACTTTGAGACCATGTTGACGCAGGGGGACAGCGAACTGCGGGCCATACGCCAGCACGCCGTGAGCCTCGCCGACGTGTTGGAACAATGGCCGCCCAAGACCTATGAGAATTGGTTTTGGTTTCTTCGATATGGCATGGACCAACTCCCCAAAGCCGAAACGCTTCGAGTGCTTTTCTTCCAGGGCAACGCTCTGACTCCCCCAGGCATGCCAGGTTTCTACATCCGACGAGTGGGAGAGCACGCTTTCGAACAAGGGGTCATCACGTCCCAATTGGAGGACCCGCTCAGTCCTGCCCAGGCATGGTCTGGCGAGGCGCTTGAGAAGAAACCCTCGGAATATGCCGATGGCTTCTGGTCGCATCCCCATCGCCCGCCCGAATCGCCGGAGAAAAGCGTCATGACGGTGGTGGCCCCGGTTGTTCAGGCAAAAGTCCAAGAGGAAACCCTGGTCGGCTTGGTGGGCATCGATATCCCCACTCCGGTGATCCGTGACGCTATTGCTTTGCGGACAACACCAATCCGACACATGGTTTTTGTTGTTGACGCAAACCGCCGCATCGCCCTGGCCTCCATCAAGGAACCCGGACTGGGCGTGACGGAGCGAGAAGCCTTTGCCGCCAAAACCGAGGAACGACCAACCCTTCTCGCCGGCCTGGACCTTCTCTATGATCCTGAGAAACCAAGCGGATGGTTTGTTGCCGCCAATCCCATCAATGGCGAGTCAACCTGTTTTGTTTTTGACAACTTTCCCCATACTGGGCTGAAGTTTGTCCTGGCCATTCCCGTGCGTGACCTGGAAGGCGGCTGGCACAGGCTGGCCGCCGGCATCATCGGATTAGGCGTGCTTGCCATGCTGGGAATGGCCCTGCTCTTGCGCTGGACCGCCGGCCTTGCCACCCGAAACCTGGACATCCTCCGCGAAGGCGTGTCGCATCTGCGGGCGGGGAATCTGGGGACAATCCTGCCCCCAGGCGTCTCCCACGATGAAACCGCCGACATCATTGAGGCCTTCAACAGTATGGCCAGGGAACTGGAAACAGCCTTCGCTCGCGCCGAAGAAATGGCGCGGACGCAACAACGCAATGCCACCGAGATGGACCTGGCCCGGCGAATCCAGCAGGCCTCCCTGCCGGAAACCATTTTTATGCCTGGCTGCGACATTTTTGCCCGCACCTTGCCTGCCCAGGAAATCGGAGGAGACTTCTACGACTATTTCCCCCTTCCCGGCGGTCGCCTCGCCTTCGCAGTGGGCGACGTCTCGGGCAAAGGCGTCTCGGCGGCACTGTTTGCGGCACGCGCAGGGCAGTTGTTGCGGAGTGCGGCGCACTCCTGCACCCCCGGCGAGGTTATCACCCATGTCAACGCACAACTCGCCCGCTCAAACACCGAGATGATGTTCATAACCCTGTTCTTCGCGGTCTGGACTCCCGCCGCATCCCGCCTTGAATGGGTCAACGCAGGCCACAACCCGCCCCTTATAAAACGCAAAAATGGTGTTTTGGAACGCTTGGACCACCAAAGCGGCCCAGCCATCGGCCCCATACCCGGCATCGCTTATGAATGTCAGGAATTGCTGTTTTGCCAAGGTGACGAGTTACTCGTCTACACCGATGGCATTACTGAAGCTCCCGATCTCCAAGCAGAACAATTTGGCGATGCCCGTCTTGAGCACATTTTCACCACGCCTTCCACAACGTCCCTTGAGGTCCGGACCTCGGCCGTCATCGAGGCGGTCTGTGACTGGCAACCCGCCGGGGATCGATTCGACGACATTACGCTGCTGTTGGCTCGCCCCCTCGCTCCTCCCACCGTTGTCGTCGTTCCCGCAGCCCTGACGGAAATTGAAACCGTCGTCGCTGCGGTGCAACAAGCCGCCAGAGCCGGCGGCATGTCCGAAGCGGCTGTCCGGGAAATGGCTTTGGGCGTCTGCGAAGCCGCCACCAATATCATCCAATACGCCCTTGGCGAAGACATGGCCCGCACCTTCACCGTCTGCTACGGATGGAATGAAGAGGCCTTGGTCATTCGTTTCGAGGATGACGGGCCACAATTCGATCCCGACTCACTGCCGTTGGCCGACACCAGATCCCCCCTCGACCAGCGTCAAGTTGGCGGGCTGGGATGGTTTTTGCTTCGTAAAGTTACGGACGTGGCCCGACTTGACCGCGTCGAAGCGGTCAACATTCTTACCTTGGCCCGTCGGCGGGACCGTCCCACGCTTTCCTGACCAACCAACCCCAAAGGGATACGATCCATGAAAAAGAAAGATATGACCAGGCGTCCGTTGCATCTGATTCTCGTAGCTGTTTGTTTATTTTGCACCGCCTCGCGGCTCCACGCATCACCGGGCGTCCTCACGGAACAACAGGTGCAAAACGTCATTCTTGGCTGGTTCGCCACCACCAACGAACACCGTCCAACTGCGGAATTGCTTGCTTTCGCTGATGATAACATCGAGTTCCGTTATCCGAATCTGCCCGATATCCAACACGGCCACGCCGCTCTCCGGGCTTGGTACGAGAACATCCTCAAGTGGGCCTTCGATGAAGTTCACGAGGTCGTGAACTGGGAACGCATTGAGATCAAGGACAACCGGGCGGTGGTCAAGCTGCTGGTTCGCTGGGAACGCCGGGAATGGATCGTCGGAGAGGCCCACAGCCGCTATCTGGCCAATTTTTCATGGCAAACCTATGAACTGAAGAAGCTTCCGTCGGATGGACGCATCCTGGTGACCAAGAAAACCGTTGACAAATACGAACCCACCACCCCCATCTACCAACCTGCCCAATGAACAACACGAATACCGCAGTGACCATTGCGCTCACCGGGGACATTACCCATGCCAATTCCAGCCAATGGCACGAGCGCCTCTTAGCCGCTTTGCACGACGTCAAAGGACTGGTGGTCGATGCCGCTGACCTGCGAATGCTCTCCAGCGCTGGGCTAAGAATGCTCCTGTTGCTGCATCGAACGGCCGCATCCAGAGGACAGCTTTTGGCTCTGGCCTCTCTGCCTGCTGCTGCACGCGACGTCATGTCAGTCACTGGTTTTCTCCAGCACTTTGCGGTTTATGACAACGTTGAAGAAGCGCAAAAGGTATTGCAGGCCCAGCCATGAACACTCGCGTGGACCTCTATCCCACTGAAGAAATCGCCGGATGGCTCACGCGCCCAGGCCGGGTGCTTCCCTATGGCCCCTCCCTCGTGCCTGGCGGGGTGAACTTCTCGATTTTTTCCTCCGTGGCCACGTCCTGCTCCCTGGTGCTTTTTCACCGCGAGGGCGGCGCGCTGTTGGCGGAACTCCCGATTCCGCTCTCCTACCGAGTGGGCGATGTGTGGGCAATCACTGTCTTTGGCCTCAATCCCGAAACCTTCACGTACGGCTTCCGTCTGGACGGCCCGCAGCATCTGGCAGCGACACAGCGTTGCGACTTCGGGCGCATTCTCCTCGACCCTCGCTCGCGAGCCATAACCGGTCGTGATGTTTGGGGAGCTCCTGTGGATTGGACCGACAAATTTCCCTACCGTGGATTCGTCGTACCCGAGGATTATGATTGGCGGGGCGACAGGCCCCCCGGCCACTCCCCGGAGGATCTCATCATTTATGAAATGCACGTCAGAGGGTTTACCCAGCACCCCAACAGCGGCGTTGCCCATCCCGGGACGTATGCCGGCCTGGTCGAAAAGATACCCTATCTTCTCGACCTTGGAGTCAATTGCGTTGAATTGCTGCCGGTCTTTGAATTTGATGAGTATGAGCTTTCCCGTCCAAATCCCATAACCGGTGGCCTGAACATGAATTACTGGGGCTACAGCACCTCCGGCTTTTTTGCGCCCAAGGCCGGATTCGCGACCAGCGGGGCACTGGGCATGCAGTGCGATGAATTCAAGGAAATGGTGCGAGCCCTTCATGAGGCAGGCATTGAGGTCATTCTCGATGTTGTCTTTAACCATACCTGCGAGGGTGATCATCGGGGTCCGACAATCCACTTCCGAGGCCTTGACGACAAAGCCTATTACCTCCTTACACCCGAGGGCTGGTACTACAACTTCAGCGGCTGCGGCAATTCCATGAATTGCAACCACCCCATTGTGCGCGATTTTGTCCTTGAGTGCCTTCGCTTTTGGGTAGCGGAATACCATGTAGACGGGTTCCGCTTCGATGCCGCCGCTATCCTCGGACGAGGTTCCGATGGCAGCCCCCTGTCCAATCCTCCACTGCTTGAGACGGTCGCCGCAGACCCCGTGCTCAAAAAAACCAAACTCATTGCCGAAGCCTGGGACGCAGGAGGACTCTACCTTCTTGGGAAATTTCCCAATTTCGGCCGTTTTGCAGAATGGAACGGCAGGTTCCGCGATGATGGCCGGGATTTCTTGCGCGGTCAGCCGGGC
It contains:
- a CDS encoding AGE family epimerase/isomerase, translated to MDDTYWDAAKDNPLKQGYFSHVHPGTLKPEDASGQNANRKNWNSVGDHLPAYLENLYLGTRDPQFLKRLQQLGALIATHFPDPKSPFVNERFFADWTPDHGYAWQQNRGVIGHNLKIAWCLTRLYHLTGDRQFLKVAQECGDQMLLFGQDGRRGGWYDVIERLPDPETGRYELTWHDRKAWWQQEQGILANYILHAETGDQKYLASARAGAAFYNMAFLDRDDGDVFFDVQADGTPYLLGDRGDKGSHSKSGYHNMELTYFAHLYTNLLLKKRPVVLHFAPCLEAGGKTFQVQPISLPPGRVGIASVTLGGKPWTNFDAKAFTVVLPQWQQPELLTVTLAPLP
- a CDS encoding MFS transporter, with protein sequence MLALLAVGYAIGWSAVHSMLVKRLGIEYLPYTYIGISLLGVVGSSIYLSFADAVRRDRLLIWFCGLTGLALLASRLLVTARPDAEPNATPSLALFFAAVFFAQGVGNATLGTQVWTIVNDLLRPSQGRRIYPMLGTAGTIGGIAGGASIHFLAERFGTANLIVLWAFAILAIIPMTLFVRARFGGELRGLRPNHLAKKAHSERLGEGVRFFLSSRMARTLGVVALLFWIVGSIADFQYTRIMNNTFTDEASLAGYYGIYGMLINASGLVVQFFCSAYLIRRIGVGRGFLALPATALGGFALVGASFTFWPGLVLRYAWDMVGMTVQGNSYQLALNAIPSNLRGRMRGLLDGVINPLGGVFGGLLILGLHFFFDHRLETGWNDPVTLSGMVLTVAWIFFVLSARESYFSLLENNMKSNERRTVLDAIESLEEPGSQRAAELLDLAATSQDPEIRASVARTRGGSRDQYALAGLLQSVHDENYRVRLAAVRSLARFPAGIPGPAQTEIDRLLESDPEPQVRAAAFQALLAGHCAGEARSLADKWLGHTDPRIRAHAVEAVGRTNWDHRPLLAPLLSDPAPLVRAWAARVLLREETTREQATQVLALVLEDVAAGTDAHELALATLHGSGPMPAIQLPSHIMGSHDPAVRVLALALSLEQTDATAAKTLHEIFNILADPDNTERLRAGLVPYLPDFSERVADAILMGCAMLDPARRKLVSHLLTEWHQVLETRTQGVP
- a CDS encoding ankyrin repeat domain-containing protein; its protein translation is MKRLSWLWLAPLLLGLSVASPAPAEHTTSGTRLVRLGDLDALNAWLEHGSSDPNQADDDGWTPLLAAAARGRADMVALLLKHPGHPSDPGVRFAPSQALAVHLAAQSGDVASVALLLDARPGDLEEKLPVNGHTPLLQAVFYNRTALTKMLLDRGADTAATTLRGLSALALARQFGNSELIGLLETRPPAEEAVAKDYADNLARIREHPASGEEAAQAAVDAAASAIAMALVEAGRQGTPPEELLMRLQQLLDACQVNRLAGDLRQPLLVIAVTGGNAEPHPENARSFRTLLVKSLLARGADPLQKEKHPMGTQSITRAAAFGHVTSLREMAASLEPHRLKAALNEVPAVNGYTTLHDAVVRAGTAADPSGYLETIRWARLHGSRDDLEDFNGLTPRDHAEALADPVRRTLVMEAMGSPGGQP
- a CDS encoding STAS domain-containing protein is translated as MSGSKPLQETVRNDCLLIALQGKLDASTTPGLQQQLCDKLRCGQKFLALDFSAVSYLASSGLRMLLVLSQLAGSLEGRIVLCGMDQTMRDMLTISGFAPYFPQAQNTEEAFRLLET
- a CDS encoding type 1 glutamine amidotransferase domain-containing protein, whose amino-acid sequence is MKKTPAVFAAATAISFLVFAVIAVQAAEKPTRNKRVLFVASEFGYWGEELVAPYEILEAAGYKVDFATPKGGKPLALPPSMDTNYVDPPLGKKVTTPEMAAKVAALENSTRLNKPINLSAWLPGKPYLSSSTYLDDLHAYYDALDKADEEIRKYDALVIVGGSGPILDVANNKRVQDLIRLFLKQDKPVAGICYGVAAIAFTRDEITDRSVVFGKRVTGHPVVHDYNDGHGYIKIDHIFPGAPYQLEYILKDAVGPDGQFIANIGKRTSVIVDYPIITARTTFDSTLCGEKLVEVLNQGLTRYGW
- a CDS encoding ATP-binding SpoIIE family protein phosphatase, which translates into the protein MNIERKLPRSLKTRFAVLALGCAGLIFILIAPPIIILSRTLLFERQVSIAREHFETMLTQGDSELRAIRQHAVSLADVLEQWPPKTYENWFWFLRYGMDQLPKAETLRVLFFQGNALTPPGMPGFYIRRVGEHAFEQGVITSQLEDPLSPAQAWSGEALEKKPSEYADGFWSHPHRPPESPEKSVMTVVAPVVQAKVQEETLVGLVGIDIPTPVIRDAIALRTTPIRHMVFVVDANRRIALASIKEPGLGVTEREAFAAKTEERPTLLAGLDLLYDPEKPSGWFVAANPINGESTCFVFDNFPHTGLKFVLAIPVRDLEGGWHRLAAGIIGLGVLAMLGMALLLRWTAGLATRNLDILREGVSHLRAGNLGTILPPGVSHDETADIIEAFNSMARELETAFARAEEMARTQQRNATEMDLARRIQQASLPETIFMPGCDIFARTLPAQEIGGDFYDYFPLPGGRLAFAVGDVSGKGVSAALFAARAGQLLRSAAHSCTPGEVITHVNAQLARSNTEMMFITLFFAVWTPAASRLEWVNAGHNPPLIKRKNGVLERLDHQSGPAIGPIPGIAYECQELLFCQGDELLVYTDGITEAPDLQAEQFGDARLEHIFTTPSTTSLEVRTSAVIEAVCDWQPAGDRFDDITLLLARPLAPPTVVVVPAALTEIETVVAAVQQAARAGGMSEAAVREMALGVCEAATNIIQYALGEDMARTFTVCYGWNEEALVIRFEDDGPQFDPDSLPLADTRSPLDQRQVGGLGWFLLRKVTDVARLDRVEAVNILTLARRRDRPTLS
- a CDS encoding nuclear transport factor 2-like protein; protein product: MKKKDMTRRPLHLILVAVCLFCTASRLHASPGVLTEQQVQNVILGWFATTNEHRPTAELLAFADDNIEFRYPNLPDIQHGHAALRAWYENILKWAFDEVHEVVNWERIEIKDNRAVVKLLVRWERREWIVGEAHSRYLANFSWQTYELKKLPSDGRILVTKKTVDKYEPTTPIYQPAQ
- a CDS encoding STAS domain-containing protein, translating into MTIALTGDITHANSSQWHERLLAALHDVKGLVVDAADLRMLSSAGLRMLLLLHRTAASRGQLLALASLPAAARDVMSVTGFLQHFAVYDNVEEAQKVLQAQP